The Candidatus Palauibacter australiensis nucleotide sequence CCGCGCCGAGAATCCGTTCCCCGGCGTCCATCGTGACGACGAGAGGGCCGAGGATGAGCGTGTCTACAGGTTCCATGGGACGGCAATCTTGGCCGCCCTCCGGCCCGCCCGCTAGTTTCCCGGCACGGCCCCGTAGCTCAGGCGGATAGAGCGCGGGATTCCTAATCCCGAGGCCGCTGGTTCGAGTCCAGCCGGGGTCATTCTCGCTGCGGCCGCCCGGCCGCGTTCAGTTTCCGAGCAGGTTCACCCGCACGTACCAGAGGCGTCCCGCCACGCCGTAGGGGGACTCCGAGGGGTACTCCATCGTCCAGAGCTGCGCCACGGCGTCGTCCGGGAGCCGGTTCGGCAGGCGGTCGAGCAGGTTGTTGGCGCCGACGCCCACCCGGATGCGATCGCCCACCCGGAAGCTGACCTCCAGGTCGGCGATGGTCGCCGCGTTGATCGTGACGTTCTCCTCGAAGATGAACGGGGTCGTGACGGAGCCGATCCGGTTCAGGCCGAACCTCGCGCCGAAACCTCGTGCGAAGCGTACATCGGCGCTGACGCCGATCCGCTGTCCGGGTTGTGCGTCCTCGATGAGGGTCCGCTGGGTGTCTCCGATGAAGTCCTCGTTACGGTTCGCGGTGATCTTGGTGCTGTTCCGGTGCAGGCTGGCCGACAGGTCCGCGGCCCCCCAGTCCATGCCGCGGAAGCGCCAGGTCGCCGCCACGTCGAAGCCCTGCGTGCGCGTGTCGATCGCATTGGTCCAGAACGCCACCGCGTCCACCGGCCGACCCTGGAACTGCGCGCCGGGCCGCAGCCCGTGGCTCGGATCGAGGCTCCGGGTCAGGGCGATCGCGTCGCTGACTGCCACGCGGTAGTAGTCCGCCGTCACCAGCAGGCCGGCGTCCGTGGAGTAGACGAGTCCGCCCGTGAAGCTGAGCGACGTCTCGTGGTCCAGCGAGCAGGCCCCGAAGTCGGAGCAGGCGATCGGATCGCCCTCGGGCAGAAAGCCGGCGCTCACCAGGCCCTCGCTGCCGCCCACGAAGCCGATCGTGTTGAAGCCCCGCTGCGGGAGTCGCGGCGCCCGGAAGCCGGTGGAGACCGCGGCGCGGAGCGCGGCGCCCGTCTCGCCCAGCGCCACGCGGCCGGCCAGCTTTCCGGTCAGCGAGCTTCCGGCGTCGGTGTAGTGTTCGAAACGAAGCGCGCCGCCCAGCGTGCGTCCGCTCGGCGAGCGCAACTCCATGTCCGCGTACGCTCCGACGCTGTTGCGGTCCTGTTCGCTCAGCGAAGCCGAGGTCGTGCTGTAGCCCGGGTAGCCTTGGATCCCGCAGCTCGCGTAGACCGTCCCGTCGTTCTGGTGATGGGCCGCCGGAAAGCTGCCGGGCGTATCGCTCGGTCCGCACGCCCACGAGGCCCGGTCGCCGGCTTCCATCCAGTAGGAGTCTCGCCGGAACGCCCCGCCGACCGCCAGAAACGCCGGGGTCGAACCCACCTCGAGCTCCCGCGTCGCGTCGGCGTTCAGCGTCCACTGCCGCACGTTGAGTCCGCCGCTGAACGTGTTCCGGGGTCCGGCGTTGGCCGCGATGGAGGCGCCGTCGGCTCCGGGATTCCCCGCCAGGAACTCGGCCGCGTAGGACGGGTTGATCGAGTTCGCGGCGCCGAAGGCGAACCGGCCGTGCCCGAACCCGAGACTGAGATCTCCCGACCACTCGCCCACGTCGCCCCGCAGCCCCGCCACCGCGGACTTGTCCATGAGGTCCGACTCCTCGATGGGGAAGAAGCCATCCGGATAGACGTAGCTGACCGAGCGGGGCACCCAGTCCGCCTTGCGGTACAGGCCGTCCGAGACCGCTTCGCGCGCGGAGTATCCCCCGAAGGCGTACAACTCGGCCGATTCGCCGACCGGGATGGCGGCATTGGCCATGAAGCCCGCGCCCGTGTAATCGGGC carries:
- a CDS encoding TonB-dependent receptor, with protein sequence MKAQTSFLAAAAVAVLASTGPAAAQEPPDTVVVVQELEVVVGSRAGVADPATLPVPVDIYGAEEIARLGEIDLGEVLGRIAPSFNSTRLSAGDGAALHVATLRGMNGDQVLVLVNGKRRHGVAFAKVLAVSGQGTTGTDLRAIPVHAIERIEVLREGAASQYGSDAIAGVINIVLKDDASGVSASTFLGRTSRGDGMRLFTSANAGVPLGDGFFNITMEVARQEVTNRAGAAPTCFGPDPSYGPCADGGKVIQLQRNGEPDYTGAGFMANAAIPVGESAELYAFGGYSAREAVSDGLYRKADWVPRSVSYVYPDGFFPIEESDLMDKSAVAGLRGDVGEWSGDLSLGFGHGRFAFGAANSINPSYAAEFLAGNPGADGASIAANAGPRNTFSGGLNVRQWTLNADATRELEVGSTPAFLAVGGAFRRDSYWMEAGDRASWACGPSDTPGSFPAAHHQNDGTVYASCGIQGYPGYSTTSASLSEQDRNSVGAYADMELRSPSGRTLGGALRFEHYTDAGSSLTGKLAGRVALGETGAALRAAVSTGFRAPRLPQRGFNTIGFVGGSEGLVSAGFLPEGDPIACSDFGACSLDHETSLSFTGGLVYSTDAGLLVTADYYRVAVSDAIALTRSLDPSHGLRPGAQFQGRPVDAVAFWTNAIDTRTQGFDVAATWRFRGMDWGAADLSASLHRNSTKITANRNEDFIGDTQRTLIEDAQPGQRIGVSADVRFARGFGARFGLNRIGSVTTPFIFEENVTINAATIADLEVSFRVGDRIRVGVGANNLLDRLPNRLPDDAVAQLWTMEYPSESPYGVAGRLWYVRVNLLGN